A portion of the Paenibacillus hamazuiensis genome contains these proteins:
- a CDS encoding aldo/keto reductase has protein sequence MRYREFGKIGYKVSSLGFGAMNLPGVPLEQARDALNYALDHGINYIDTAAGYRNSEEIIGETISHRRSEYFLATKTNKRDYKSAKEEIERSLQRMKTDYVDLLQIHYVNYVNEYKQAMDEGGAYEAALEAKKAGKVRHIGITGHRPELLAKWVQSGKFDQVLFHLNLAQPFALDELIPELVRQNMGRVAMKPLSGGFIQPVDKAIRYPYSQDVHVIISGMVSVDEVKENIAAMEREVGDEERTELEQLARQLGEHNCRRCNYCSCPIEIRIPDIMISSKIREHFGLLPKGTGFYERQKDNILSCADYEPCREKPLCEQQCPYHLPMATVIRESAGYFKEAKPFKAVNR, from the coding sequence ATGCGGTACAGAGAGTTTGGGAAGATTGGATACAAGGTGTCGTCTCTCGGGTTCGGGGCGATGAATTTGCCGGGAGTTCCGCTGGAGCAGGCTCGCGACGCGCTCAACTATGCGCTTGACCATGGAATCAACTACATCGATACCGCGGCAGGATACCGCAACAGCGAAGAGATCATCGGGGAAACGATTTCTCACCGGCGTTCGGAGTATTTTTTGGCGACGAAAACGAACAAGCGGGATTATAAGAGCGCGAAGGAAGAAATCGAACGCAGCCTGCAGCGGATGAAGACCGACTATGTCGATTTGCTGCAAATTCACTATGTGAACTATGTCAATGAATATAAGCAGGCGATGGATGAAGGAGGCGCTTACGAGGCGGCGCTGGAGGCGAAGAAGGCGGGAAAAGTGCGCCATATCGGCATTACCGGCCATCGCCCGGAGCTGCTTGCCAAATGGGTGCAGTCGGGTAAATTCGATCAGGTGCTGTTTCACTTGAATTTGGCGCAGCCGTTTGCACTGGATGAACTTATTCCCGAGCTCGTGCGGCAAAATATGGGACGAGTGGCGATGAAGCCGCTCTCCGGCGGGTTTATTCAGCCCGTCGACAAGGCGATTCGCTATCCGTACAGTCAGGACGTGCACGTGATCATTTCCGGTATGGTCAGCGTGGACGAAGTCAAGGAAAACATCGCGGCGATGGAGCGGGAAGTCGGGGACGAGGAACGCACCGAACTCGAGCAGCTCGCCAGACAGCTCGGAGAGCACAATTGCCGCCGCTGCAACTACTGCTCCTGCCCGATCGAGATCCGCATTCCGGACATTATGATCTCGAGTAAAATCCGCGAGCATTTCGGGCTGCTGCCGAAAGGGACCGGATTTTACGAGCGGCAGAAGGACAACATATTGTCGTGCGCCGATTACGAACCGTGCCGGGAGAAGCCGCTTTGCGAGCAGCAATGCCCGTACCATCTGCCGATGGCGACGGTTATCCGGGAGTCGGCCGGCTATTTCAAGGAAGCAAAGCCGTTTAAGGCGGTTAACCGTTAA
- a CDS encoding DUF4912 domain-containing protein translates to MNTIPTAGYEVPDRYNRDLLHLMVRDAHTLYAYWEVSDRKRWLCSQHFECDWHVLPKILRVYDVTCIYFNGHNANSSFDIRTTPEANNWYIPNVHANATYMADLGTYTIHGQFVPLMRSNAAATPRDAKAAWGEPVVGAVEEVLEGKANGRIEPHFFENFNAYGNCTR, encoded by the coding sequence ATGAATACGATACCGACCGCCGGCTACGAAGTGCCGGACCGCTACAACCGGGACCTGCTTCATCTTATGGTGAGAGACGCTCATACGCTGTACGCGTACTGGGAGGTAAGCGATCGCAAGCGGTGGCTCTGCTCGCAGCATTTCGAGTGCGACTGGCACGTGCTGCCGAAAATACTTCGCGTCTACGACGTCACCTGCATTTATTTTAACGGCCATAACGCCAACTCCAGCTTCGATATCCGTACGACGCCGGAAGCGAACAATTGGTATATTCCGAATGTCCATGCGAACGCTACATATATGGCCGATCTCGGTACGTATACAATTCACGGCCAGTTTGTTCCTCTGATGAGATCGAACGCCGCCGCGACGCCGCGGGACGCTAAAGCGGCTTGGGGCGAACCCGTTGTCGGGGCGGTGGAGGAAGTTCTGGAAGGCAAGGCGAACGGCCGAATAGAACCGCATTTTTTCGAAAATTTCAATGCCTACGGCAATTGTACACGGTGA
- a CDS encoding putative holin-like toxin, with amino-acid sequence MEVFQALQLMFLFGMFILALLAYLKKK; translated from the coding sequence ATGGAGGTATTTCAAGCGTTGCAATTAATGTTCCTGTTCGGAATGTTTATTCTGGCGCTGCTTGCCTACCTGAAAAAGAAATAG
- a CDS encoding leucyl aminopeptidase — protein sequence MPVRKSSTAFVVTENESIPVVDAHIVYIAEGQVEAAAAQLPQPLADELLSLKERGLFAAKAGQTELLPAFGLVPSRYVLCTGLGEAATPGALRAASVYAARALLARQLGRAAVRLEGGGANDWRDRTQAVAEGLLLGGYRMPVFRRAPEEATELREVALLVPPGEAEARRGAEDGLRLALAVAEGVNYARDLTNLPGNRLTPEGLAEEARALAKQHGLACTVLDERELAAQGMGGLAAVGGGSDNPPRMIALRYDGAAGRPGADVIGLVGKGITFDTGGISLKKPEGMEEMISDMGGAAVVLGVLHAVCTLRVPVNLVLVIPAAENMPSGRALKPGDVITSLSGHTIEVTNTDAEGRIVLADGITYAKRLGATKLIDVATLTGAVLVALADVATGAVSNDDAFLGELLSAAKSAGEKVWPFPNYPEYHEMLKSDVADIRNATSHRHAGSITGGLFIGFFAGDTPWIHLDTGGTAWLWDEKGTEPKGGTGAMVRTIVRYVCGEPL from the coding sequence ATGCCTGTTAGAAAGAGCAGCACCGCTTTTGTCGTTACGGAAAACGAATCGATACCGGTGGTCGATGCGCATATCGTGTATATCGCCGAAGGGCAGGTGGAAGCCGCGGCCGCGCAGCTGCCGCAGCCGCTGGCGGACGAGCTCCTGAGCCTGAAGGAGCGAGGGCTGTTTGCCGCGAAGGCGGGGCAGACGGAGCTGCTGCCGGCCTTCGGGCTTGTCCCGAGCCGGTACGTGCTGTGCACCGGGCTCGGGGAGGCCGCGACGCCAGGCGCATTGCGCGCGGCGTCGGTGTATGCCGCGCGCGCGCTGCTCGCGCGGCAGCTTGGCCGCGCCGCCGTCCGCCTGGAAGGCGGCGGCGCGAACGATTGGCGCGACCGCACGCAGGCGGTCGCGGAGGGGCTGCTGCTCGGCGGATACCGGATGCCGGTATTCCGCCGGGCGCCGGAAGAAGCGACCGAGCTTCGCGAGGTCGCGCTGCTCGTGCCGCCGGGCGAGGCGGAGGCCCGCCGCGGCGCCGAAGATGGCCTCCGCCTCGCGCTGGCGGTGGCGGAGGGCGTAAACTATGCGCGCGACCTGACCAACCTCCCCGGCAACCGGCTGACGCCGGAGGGACTCGCCGAGGAGGCGCGCGCGCTGGCGAAGCAGCACGGGCTTGCGTGCACCGTGCTGGATGAGCGCGAGCTCGCCGCCCAAGGGATGGGCGGACTCGCGGCTGTCGGCGGGGGCAGCGACAACCCGCCGCGGATGATCGCGCTGCGCTATGACGGCGCAGCCGGAAGGCCCGGTGCCGACGTCATCGGCCTCGTCGGCAAGGGCATCACCTTCGATACCGGCGGCATTTCGCTGAAGAAGCCGGAAGGGATGGAGGAGATGATCAGCGACATGGGCGGAGCCGCCGTCGTACTCGGCGTGCTGCACGCCGTCTGCACGCTGCGGGTTCCCGTCAATCTCGTCCTGGTCATCCCCGCCGCCGAAAACATGCCTTCCGGCCGTGCGCTGAAGCCGGGCGACGTGATCACCTCGCTGAGCGGACATACGATCGAGGTGACCAACACCGACGCCGAAGGCCGCATCGTGCTGGCCGACGGCATCACGTACGCGAAGCGGCTCGGCGCGACGAAGCTGATCGACGTCGCGACGCTGACCGGCGCGGTGCTGGTGGCGCTCGCCGATGTGGCGACCGGCGCCGTCTCGAACGACGACGCCTTCCTCGGCGAGCTGCTCTCGGCGGCGAAGTCGGCCGGCGAGAAAGTATGGCCGTTCCCGAACTACCCGGAATACCACGAGATGCTGAAAAGCGATGTCGCTGATATCCGCAACGCGACCTCGCACCGCCATGCCGGCAGCATTACCGGCGGGCTATTTATCGGCTTTTTCGCCGGGGATACGCCATGGATTCATCTGGACACCGGCGGCACGGCCTGGCTGTGGGACGAAAAAGGCACCGAGCCCAAAGGGGGCACCGGTGCCATGGTACGAACGATCGTCCGCTATGTATGCGGAGAGCCCCTGTAA
- a CDS encoding anti-sigma factor domain-containing protein — MNKGIVMELNDKDIIVMTADGRFERLARKNRQCQVGEEIVFADTRINWKSPSVAGKSALAAAVVFCLVLFGSFAGKIGTPEVVAYVSMDINPSVEMGLDQLENVIELRGLNADGQQLIQSVDYKGKPVEDVTEKLLDKAEEKALAIGEGEIVIASTLVNESAKVSDEEIAQKLKQKVVSHIQTTHPDKASNYQVTAFAAPQEIRETASKNELSMGKYAVYLNAKNNGVPVTIDDVKKESVRQIAKDNGVDKVIPETPPTKTAMKQLLEEEKTGQLDKKVEEIKKEREKNNKNDPKKTGTGSGNTNNGKTGSPGSSSSNNSSSKPGATSNPQNGSKAANPANSKNGNAGKQQDSKKDDEKDDKKDDKKDDKKDDKKKDDPQKDDSSKNDPKREDPRKDDSKKDDSKKEDSKKEDPKKDDSKKNDPKKDDPPKKDDPSKEEDSKKNDSKKDDSTKDDSKKDDSKKEDSKKQTDLQDDKKPDKKSDTGANDDDKKKNDSNKNDSKKDDSKKDDKSDSKKDDNAKRN, encoded by the coding sequence TTGAATAAAGGCATCGTGATGGAATTAAATGATAAAGACATCATCGTGATGACCGCGGACGGACGTTTTGAGAGGCTTGCCCGTAAAAATAGGCAATGCCAAGTAGGCGAAGAAATTGTTTTTGCCGATACCCGCATCAATTGGAAAAGCCCGTCGGTAGCCGGTAAGTCGGCGCTGGCGGCAGCGGTTGTGTTCTGCCTCGTCTTGTTCGGCAGCTTCGCCGGCAAGATAGGCACCCCCGAGGTTGTCGCTTATGTATCGATGGATATCAACCCCAGCGTGGAGATGGGCCTCGACCAGCTCGAGAACGTCATTGAACTGAGGGGCCTCAACGCGGATGGGCAGCAGCTTATTCAGTCGGTCGATTACAAAGGCAAGCCGGTTGAAGACGTTACGGAAAAGCTGCTCGACAAAGCGGAGGAGAAAGCACTGGCCATAGGCGAAGGGGAAATTGTCATCGCGAGCACCCTTGTGAACGAAAGCGCCAAGGTGAGCGACGAGGAAATTGCCCAAAAGCTGAAGCAAAAAGTCGTAAGTCATATTCAAACGACACATCCCGATAAGGCAAGCAACTATCAGGTTACCGCTTTTGCCGCGCCCCAGGAAATTCGCGAAACCGCAAGCAAAAACGAGCTGTCGATGGGCAAGTATGCCGTATACTTGAACGCGAAAAACAATGGGGTTCCCGTGACGATTGACGATGTGAAAAAAGAGTCGGTGCGTCAAATCGCCAAAGATAACGGCGTGGACAAAGTCATCCCCGAGACGCCGCCGACCAAAACGGCCATGAAGCAGCTGCTCGAGGAAGAAAAGACCGGACAGCTTGACAAAAAGGTAGAGGAGATTAAAAAGGAACGGGAGAAAAACAACAAAAACGACCCGAAAAAAACCGGAACGGGAAGCGGCAATACCAATAACGGAAAAACGGGATCCCCGGGCAGCTCATCTTCGAACAATTCTTCGTCCAAACCGGGAGCCACTTCGAATCCGCAAAACGGCAGCAAGGCGGCCAATCCGGCGAATTCCAAAAACGGAAACGCCGGCAAGCAGCAGGACAGCAAAAAAGACGACGAAAAAGACGACAAGAAGGACGATAAGAAAGACGACAAAAAAGACGATAAGAAAAAGGACGACCCGCAGAAGGATGATTCGAGCAAGAATGATCCGAAGCGGGAAGACCCGCGTAAAGACGATTCGAAGAAAGACGACTCCAAAAAGGAAGATTCCAAAAAAGAAGATCCCAAAAAAGATGATTCGAAAAAAAACGACCCCAAGAAGGATGATCCTCCAAAAAAGGATGATCCTTCAAAGGAGGAGGATTCCAAGAAGAACGATTCCAAAAAAGACGACAGCACAAAGGATGATTCCAAGAAAGACGACTCCAAAAAGGAAGATTCCAAGAAGCAGACCGACCTGCAGGACGATAAAAAGCCGGACAAGAAGTCGGATACCGGCGCTAACGATGACGATAAGAAAAAGAATGACTCGAACAAAAACGATTCGAAGAAAGACGATTCCAAGAAAGACGACAAGTCCGACTCCAAAAAAGACGATAACGCCAAACGGAACTAA
- a CDS encoding 1,4-alpha-glucan branching protein domain-containing protein → MINKIKQKPELKGYLALVLHAHLPYIRHFDRDDYMEERWFYEAMTETYLPLIEAFDRLIDDKVDFRITISMTPTLLALCTDPLMQERYMNHLHKLIELADKETVRLAKDKQLLPLARMYAERFRKLQQIFMGCGRNIVNKFRYYQEQGFVEILTSAATHGFLPLMKTEEAIRAQIAAAVDDYVRHFGRKPKGIWLPECGYTLGVDRILKQLGIDFFIADTTAVTYATPYPNRELYAPLMTPYGVSAFPRDPESSRQVWSSQDGYPGDFNYREYYRDIGWDLGWNDLKEWEHIRPYVLPTHERVNTGIKYYRITGKGSHREPYNPEWAREKAAEHAGNFMWGREKQAEHWQRHLDRRPIIVSPYDAELFGHWWYEGPIFIEMLCRKIFFDQDQIKMITPSEYLKEYPVADTGMLNESSWGRNSSAEVWLQGNNDWIYRHLHEAEKRMIRLATDNEHLESTAHMSAAQLKRALNQAARELMLAQSSDWAFIMDSQTVVDYACRRTKDHLGCFRRLCDMIEARQIDEPFLSELEEKDNLLPDIDYRHYVSIYRRSPVAIIPDVAQFEQILKDTRDKPNLFMLAWEYPPKYIGGLSRAVAALSEALAAQGEIVHVITSSHYGAPYFEKLNGVYVHRLPVLTSGDTDFFHWTFEMNLAMVDHLLAWKEGGGRIDLLHAHDWMVYHAAREIKLSFGIPLVCTIHATEWGRNQGNLYTDLQKKIHHLEWRLTYDSEKVFVCSEYMRNEVQTIFQLPPDKVHVFPNAIDLALPPGQFSPSSRRDWAADNEKIVFYVGRLVYEKGVQVLIDAMPFILSQVPGTRLIIAGSGPMEQELRAKAYHLGDRVTFAGFIVDATKRRLFEAADVCVFPSLYEPFGIVALEAMKHRRPVVVTDTGGLADIVQHGVDGYKALPGHAQSLAWHVSDILLQPQLGSRFADAAYRKLQEHYDGQRIAKNMKVVYDRLTYAQPSLTIAY, encoded by the coding sequence ATGATCAATAAAATCAAGCAAAAACCGGAGCTGAAAGGTTATTTGGCGCTGGTGCTCCACGCCCATCTTCCGTACATACGCCATTTCGACCGCGACGATTATATGGAGGAGCGGTGGTTTTACGAGGCGATGACCGAGACGTATTTGCCGCTCATCGAAGCCTTCGACCGGTTGATCGACGATAAAGTCGACTTTCGCATCACCATTTCCATGACGCCGACGCTGCTGGCCTTATGCACGGATCCGCTGATGCAGGAGCGCTACATGAACCACCTGCACAAGCTGATCGAGCTGGCGGATAAGGAGACGGTACGCCTGGCTAAAGACAAGCAGCTGCTCCCCTTGGCCCGGATGTATGCGGAACGGTTTCGCAAGCTGCAGCAAATTTTCATGGGCTGCGGCCGCAATATCGTGAACAAATTCCGTTATTACCAGGAACAAGGATTTGTCGAAATCCTTACGTCCGCGGCTACCCACGGCTTTCTGCCGCTGATGAAAACGGAGGAGGCGATCCGTGCCCAGATCGCTGCCGCGGTGGACGATTATGTGAGACATTTTGGCAGAAAGCCCAAAGGAATTTGGCTGCCGGAGTGCGGTTATACTTTAGGGGTCGATCGCATCCTGAAGCAGTTGGGGATCGATTTTTTCATCGCCGATACGACGGCTGTAACTTACGCCACTCCATATCCGAACCGCGAGCTATATGCCCCGCTCATGACCCCGTACGGAGTGAGTGCGTTTCCGCGCGATCCCGAATCGTCGCGTCAAGTTTGGAGCTCGCAGGACGGCTACCCGGGCGATTTCAACTACCGGGAATATTACCGGGATATCGGCTGGGATCTGGGCTGGAACGACCTGAAGGAGTGGGAACACATCCGGCCGTACGTGCTGCCGACGCATGAGCGCGTCAATACCGGGATCAAATATTACCGCATCACCGGAAAAGGCTCGCATCGCGAGCCGTACAACCCGGAGTGGGCCCGGGAAAAAGCCGCCGAGCATGCCGGCAACTTCATGTGGGGCCGGGAAAAGCAAGCGGAGCATTGGCAGCGTCACCTCGATCGCCGCCCGATCATCGTATCCCCGTACGACGCCGAGCTGTTCGGTCATTGGTGGTACGAAGGGCCGATTTTTATCGAGATGCTGTGCCGCAAAATCTTTTTCGACCAGGATCAGATCAAGATGATTACGCCTTCGGAATATTTGAAGGAATATCCCGTGGCCGATACAGGAATGTTGAACGAATCGAGCTGGGGGCGGAATTCCTCCGCGGAGGTGTGGCTGCAGGGCAACAACGACTGGATTTACCGCCATCTGCACGAAGCGGAAAAACGCATGATCCGCCTTGCCACGGATAACGAGCATCTCGAAAGCACCGCGCACATGTCGGCCGCGCAGCTAAAACGCGCCTTGAATCAGGCGGCCCGCGAGCTGATGCTCGCGCAAAGCAGCGACTGGGCGTTCATTATGGACTCGCAAACGGTCGTCGATTACGCGTGTCGGCGCACGAAGGACCATCTCGGCTGTTTTCGCCGGCTGTGCGACATGATCGAAGCCCGGCAGATCGACGAACCGTTTCTTTCCGAGCTCGAGGAGAAAGACAACCTGCTGCCCGACATCGACTACCGGCATTATGTTTCGATTTACCGCCGATCGCCGGTCGCCATTATTCCCGATGTCGCCCAATTCGAGCAAATCTTAAAAGACACTCGGGACAAGCCGAACCTGTTCATGCTCGCCTGGGAGTACCCGCCTAAATACATAGGAGGTTTGTCGCGCGCCGTTGCGGCGCTTTCGGAGGCTTTGGCCGCCCAAGGAGAGATCGTACATGTCATCACAAGTTCCCATTACGGCGCGCCTTACTTCGAGAAGCTGAACGGCGTTTACGTGCACAGGCTCCCGGTGTTGACTTCGGGGGATACGGATTTTTTCCATTGGACGTTCGAGATGAATCTGGCGATGGTCGACCATTTGCTCGCGTGGAAGGAAGGCGGAGGCCGGATCGATCTGCTGCACGCCCACGACTGGATGGTTTATCACGCGGCGCGCGAAATCAAGCTGAGCTTCGGCATTCCGCTCGTCTGCACGATTCACGCCACCGAGTGGGGGCGCAATCAAGGCAATCTGTACACCGATCTGCAAAAAAAGATCCATCACCTCGAATGGCGTCTCACCTACGATTCGGAAAAAGTGTTCGTCTGCAGCGAGTATATGCGAAACGAAGTACAGACGATTTTTCAGCTGCCACCGGATAAGGTGCACGTATTTCCGAACGCCATCGACCTTGCTTTGCCGCCAGGGCAATTCAGCCCCTCCTCGCGCCGGGACTGGGCGGCCGATAACGAGAAGATCGTGTTTTATGTCGGGCGGCTGGTCTATGAAAAAGGCGTGCAGGTGCTCATCGACGCGATGCCGTTCATACTATCGCAGGTGCCGGGCACCAGGCTCATTATCGCCGGTTCCGGACCGATGGAGCAGGAGCTGCGGGCGAAAGCGTATCATCTCGGAGATCGGGTGACATTCGCCGGATTTATCGTCGATGCGACGAAACGGCGGTTGTTCGAAGCGGCCGATGTGTGCGTATTCCCGAGCCTGTACGAGCCGTTCGGCATCGTGGCGCTGGAGGCGATGAAGCACCGCAGGCCGGTCGTCGTTACGGATACTGGGGGTCTCGCCGACATCGTGCAGCATGGCGTCGACGGCTACAAAGCGCTGCCCGGCCATGCACAGTCGCTGGCCTGGCACGTCAGCGATATTTTGCTGCAGCCGCAGCTCGGCTCCCGTTTTGCGGACGCCGCTTACCGCAAGCTGCAGGAGCATTACGACGGGCAGCGCATTGCGAAGAACATGAAAGTCGTCTATGACCGGTTAACCTACGCCCAGCCGTCGCTGACGATTGCGTACTGA
- a CDS encoding ATP-binding protein, which yields MSDFKKRYVRALTDYVQSGSESCASYISTLLPYSTNMLPEQLTALHEDCMRVLIANVESTDALTYYHRSFVFLIELMVSCRQQSDVPPPSDALLNELREMLLSSQISFQNVKNKYENVLQYMDSGIAMFDRDGYISFANIKFSQIVGAPRKTLLGQDMRGLLKNRLLTIGIKRLFLRIYHEMYKLRAPFKEIIDEKGRHLLVTAMYGEEFDGDMLISVKDVTEFRRIEQSAYQNDKLAMLGKISASIAHEIRNPLTSIRGFIQLLRPDLAALGKEEYARIILQEIDRANDIIYEFLSSSKPTAPIKEKVQVASLVREISLLYESEALLNGCVIERSPIDPGIMIAVDVKQIKQVLLNIVKNAVEELKRPDSAEHGRIRITAGLKDGQVFIAIADNGRGIDPAVQARLFDPFVSTKSEGTGLGLAVCYRIVKNHGGTIQVDSRVQQGTTFIIHLPHPDA from the coding sequence ATGTCGGATTTTAAAAAACGCTACGTTCGTGCGTTAACGGATTATGTGCAAAGCGGTAGTGAAAGCTGTGCATCGTACATTTCCACGCTGCTGCCATATTCAACAAATATGCTTCCGGAGCAATTAACGGCATTGCATGAGGATTGCATGCGGGTACTGATAGCCAACGTCGAGTCGACGGACGCACTCACCTATTACCATCGATCGTTCGTGTTTCTCATTGAGCTGATGGTGTCTTGTCGTCAACAGAGCGATGTGCCTCCGCCAAGCGACGCCTTGCTGAATGAGCTGCGCGAAATGCTGCTATCGTCACAGATCTCCTTTCAAAACGTCAAAAACAAATATGAAAACGTTCTTCAATATATGGACAGCGGCATCGCCATGTTCGACCGGGACGGCTACATCTCCTTTGCCAATATCAAATTCAGCCAAATCGTCGGGGCTCCGCGTAAAACGCTGCTCGGTCAGGATATGCGCGGACTGCTCAAAAACCGCCTGCTGACGATCGGCATAAAACGGCTCTTTTTGCGAATATATCACGAGATGTATAAACTGCGGGCGCCTTTTAAGGAGATTATCGACGAAAAAGGACGCCATTTGCTCGTTACGGCGATGTACGGAGAGGAATTTGACGGGGACATGCTGATCAGCGTCAAGGATGTGACCGAATTCCGCCGGATCGAGCAGTCTGCCTATCAGAACGACAAGCTGGCCATGCTCGGCAAAATTTCCGCTTCCATCGCGCATGAAATCCGCAACCCGCTGACATCGATACGCGGTTTCATTCAGCTGCTCCGTCCGGACCTCGCGGCGCTCGGCAAAGAGGAGTATGCGCGGATTATTTTACAGGAGATCGACAGGGCTAACGATATCATCTACGAGTTCCTGAGCTCCTCCAAGCCGACGGCGCCGATCAAGGAAAAAGTGCAGGTCGCCTCGCTCGTCCGGGAAATTTCCCTGCTTTACGAGAGCGAGGCGCTGCTGAACGGCTGCGTCATCGAAAGGTCGCCAATCGATCCCGGCATCATGATTGCCGTGGATGTGAAGCAGATCAAGCAGGTGCTGCTCAACATCGTGAAAAATGCGGTGGAGGAACTGAAGCGGCCCGATTCGGCCGAACACGGCCGCATTCGCATTACCGCCGGGCTGAAGGACGGCCAGGTGTTCATCGCCATCGCAGACAACGGGCGGGGCATCGATCCGGCTGTGCAGGCGCGGCTGTTCGATCCGTTTGTCAGCACGAAGTCGGAAGGGACAGGCCTCGGTCTTGCGGTATGCTACCGCATCGTCAAAAACCATGGCGGTACGATTCAAGTAGACAGCCGGGTTCAGCAGGGCACAACCTTTATCATTCATCTCCCTCATCCGGATGCATAA
- a CDS encoding sulfite oxidase-like oxidoreductase, whose translation MIFGRQNTASSVTNDRVPPGQTLTDGFPVLHYGSVPIYKDMSKWDFRIFGLVEEEKTLSYDDFMSLPHREYRNDIHCVTTWSKLDNVWEGIAVSDVLQGVKLKPEAKYVMLHAEHGWTTNLPLEDFQRETSFFGIKHNGQPLTPEHGYPVRMVVPHLYFWKSAKWIRGVEFMEKDKPGFWERNGYHMYGDPFKEQRYDFD comes from the coding sequence ATGATCTTCGGCAGGCAAAACACTGCTTCCTCCGTCACGAACGACCGTGTCCCCCCGGGGCAAACATTGACGGACGGCTTTCCGGTGCTGCATTACGGCAGCGTTCCGATCTACAAAGACATGAGCAAGTGGGATTTTCGCATTTTCGGCTTGGTGGAGGAGGAGAAAACTCTTAGCTACGACGACTTCATGTCGCTGCCGCATCGCGAATACCGCAACGATATTCACTGCGTGACGACGTGGTCGAAGCTGGACAACGTGTGGGAAGGCATCGCCGTGAGCGACGTGCTGCAGGGAGTAAAGCTGAAGCCGGAGGCCAAGTACGTGATGCTGCATGCGGAGCACGGTTGGACGACGAATCTGCCCTTGGAGGATTTCCAGCGAGAGACGTCCTTTTTCGGCATCAAGCACAACGGCCAACCGCTTACGCCGGAGCACGGGTATCCGGTCCGCATGGTTGTGCCGCACCTGTATTTCTGGAAAAGCGCGAAATGGATTCGCGGCGTCGAGTTTATGGAGAAGGATAAGCCGGGCTTCTGGGAGCGCAACGGCTACCACATGTACGGCGATCCTTTTAAAGAGCAGAGGTACGATTTTGACTGA
- the sigI gene encoding RNA polymerase sigma factor SigI, which translates to MLLVLFKKFLGKRQSDRPETTDSQTPEQQVIRIQEGDTRLRNQFITDYQPFVAKVTSRFCKRYIDPARDDEFSVALGAFNEAINQFSPQAGRSFLGFSEQVIRRRLIDYVRKEQRHNQQIPYSTFEVEDEEDNVINPVEIHQAIEEYEKQKGMEERRSEIIDLNRCLSDFGISFGDLVDASPKHVDSRKALCGIGKLLAEDTGLMRLMLSKRMLPIKELLEKVDFSRKTLERNRKFIIAVALIQNGPYPYLRDYLQLDQSEDQAAATTERGDNLE; encoded by the coding sequence TTGCTACTGGTTCTGTTTAAAAAATTTTTAGGTAAACGCCAGTCAGACCGCCCTGAAACAACGGATTCGCAAACACCGGAACAGCAAGTGATTCGGATTCAAGAGGGTGATACGCGTCTGCGTAATCAGTTCATCACTGATTACCAGCCTTTTGTTGCTAAAGTGACCAGCCGCTTTTGCAAAAGATACATCGATCCCGCACGGGATGACGAATTCAGCGTCGCGCTCGGCGCATTCAACGAAGCGATCAATCAGTTTTCGCCGCAGGCGGGGCGCTCCTTTCTCGGGTTTTCCGAGCAGGTGATCCGGCGCCGCCTGATCGATTATGTGCGCAAGGAGCAACGGCACAACCAGCAAATTCCGTACAGCACGTTCGAGGTGGAGGACGAGGAAGACAACGTCATCAACCCGGTTGAAATCCACCAGGCGATCGAGGAATACGAAAAACAAAAAGGTATGGAAGAAAGGCGCAGCGAAATCATCGATTTGAACCGCTGCCTGTCGGATTTCGGCATTTCGTTTGGCGACCTTGTGGATGCATCTCCCAAGCATGTGGATTCGCGCAAGGCGTTATGCGGCATCGGCAAATTGCTCGCGGAAGACACCGGCCTGATGAGGCTGATGTTGTCCAAACGGATGCTGCCGATCAAAGAGCTGCTGGAGAAGGTCGATTTTTCTCGAAAAACGTTAGAAAGGAACCGAAAATTTATTATCGCTGTCGCATTGATTCAAAACGGCCCTTATCCGTATCTCAGGGATTATTTGCAATTGGATCAGTCCGAGGATCAAGCCGCGGCAACGACGGAAAGGGGGGACAACCTTGAATAA